A single genomic interval of Pyrus communis chromosome 7, drPyrComm1.1, whole genome shotgun sequence harbors:
- the LOC137739526 gene encoding putative E3 ubiquitin-protein ligase RING1a isoform X1, giving the protein MPSQKRSSPEQHSDDEDHRHHQRPKQSRPQDEHQLLQQEEEEEEEEVVVEEKDEDDEHDADSDGSASSTSQETPEFIFIQLPELRKDVHCPICLGIIKKTRTVMGCLHRFCRECIDKSMRMGNNECPACRTHCASRRSLRDDPKYDALIAALYPDIEKYEEEELAFHQEERTRNEQIQASIAKVVEQQSEALIKRRASGKDTPDSFPVRPLRNSRSSVLRRRNSRATDIQGYKDNEDDNDNDNNNMGKNLSSTDDRREVRPRRRRRRAGFRSSQPTSSLANSSGGCTENDIEGKRENHGISPGVVCSSEMLVWGRGGARSHTRHGIGSGCNSKNSRSTRISKLVDYLRSLEENNNELDVHLLLIPKDTSRTPKLQQPHLCCRSSLSVKHLCEYVSHKTSLRAEEVELLEVPQSFNHISDDEELDLDSVMDPVKNDLKILQEEETLAEVRAKSISCRDYLVSRHKKGSCPKFIVHIVQRTKCISWLTFSLI; this is encoded by the exons ATGCCTTCACAGAAGCGTTCGTCACCAGAGCAGCACAGCGACGATGAAGACCATCGCCACCACCAACGACCCAAGCAATCTCGACCGCAAGATGAACACCAACTGctgcaacaagaagaagaagaggaagaagaagaagtagtagtagaagaaaaagatgaagaCGACGAACACGATGCCG ATTCTGATGGCAGCGCATCTTCTACTTCTCAAGAAACTCCTGA ATTTATATTCATACAACTGCCAGAACTCCGTAAAGATGTACACTGTCCAATATGTCTTG GAATTATTAAGAAAACACGAACTGTAATGGGATGCCTACACAGGTTTTGCAGGGAATGTATCGACAAGTCAATGCGAATGGG GAACAATGAGTGTCCTGCTTGTCGCACACACTGTGCAAGTCGGCGTTCATTGAGAGATGATCCAAAGTATGATGCCCTAATAGCAGCTTTATATCCAGATATTGAGAAGTATGAGGAGGAG GAATTGGCTTTCCATCAGGAGGAGAGGACTCGAAACGAGCag ATCCAAGCATCAATTGCCAAAGTTGTTGAACAACAGTCAGAAGCTCTAATCAAGAGACGCGCATCTGGAAAAGATACACCAGATTCGTTTCCTGTGAGACCGCTGCGCAATAGTCGGAGTTCTGTTTTAAGGAGACGGAATTCTCGAGCCACTGATATTCAAGGATATAAAGACAATGAGGATGATAATGACAATGACAATAATAACATGGGCAAAAATTTATCTTCCACTGATGACCGGCGTGAAGTTAGGCCAAGACGGCGAAGAAGACGGGCAGGATTTCGATCCTCTCAGCCTACTTCATCTCTGGCCAATTCAAGTGGAGGATGCACTGAAAATGATATAGAAGGGAAACGAGAGAACCACGGAATTTCACCTGGTGTTGTCTGTAGCTCTGAAATGCTTGTTTGGGGGCGGGGTGGTGCCCGGAGTCACACACGGCATGGCATTGGTAGTGGTTGCAACAGTAAGAATTCTCGGAGCACGCGCATATCGAAGTTGGTTGATTATCTCCGGAGCTTAGAGGAAAACAATAATGAG TTAGATGTTCATCTCTTGCTTATTCCTAAGGATACAAGTCGTACACCAAAGTTGCAGCAGCCACACCTTTGCTGTCGGTCGAGTTTGTCAGTGAAGCACCTTTGTGAA TATGTTTCTCACAAGACGTCTTTGAGGGCTGAAGAAGTTGAATTATTGGAAGTGCCTCAGAGTTTCAATCACATTTCAGATGATgaggaattggatttggattctGTGATGGATCCGGTCAAAAATGACCTGAAAattctgcaagaagaagaaacttTGGCAGAGGTTAGAGCCAAAAGCATTTCCTGCAGGGACTATTTGGTGAGTAGACATAAGAAGGGTTCTTGTCCAAAATTTATAGTACATATTGTGCAAAGAACAAAATGCATTAGCTGGTTGACTTTTTCTCTTATTTAA
- the LOC137741004 gene encoding protein TPX2 gives MADQEPNAPAPTATGMIVDDTYEFSAPRFFDFIKDESEDDRRKAELWFDCALAYAPSPFMPKIKAGRSFTIESMCDFGEAEQMQNVNLESSSDLKADDKSIETKPDVVADKSIETKPESKIVPAEVVETIPSEAKEESNISQFVVSADKSISQVDKKEDKCTSGNGSVLGTVSSNKKTAVTSGKENGKPIIQVEIEACTPKPPMSYSKKHQTAKKIASMVRNPSALKQKSHLQSSQTKNIKPNSVKRETYVKNASGTPLLVQENQAIKRQKLDEGRSRQILNPKPHALPHKSKLGHTCSSAAVKKEDRKVYVREPASPFVSMAEMMKRFQSSARDLSLPHTKPKLTLTRPKEPEFETSQRVRSVRVKSTAELEEEMMAKIPKFKARPLNKKILESPSLPAMPRSMPQPPEFHEFHLETMARANQNAETSSIASTEMSRQNNPWKPHHLTEPKTPMLHTSLRARPPRVKSSLEIEQEELERIPKFKAKPLNKKIFESKGDMGVFCNAKKHVTKPEEFHFATNERIPLQSSSVVDLLDKLSLNSELHHNPVPRNTMPNPFHLHTEERGAEKERKFITEVWHKQLEEERARVPKANPYPYTTDYPVIPPKPEPKQCTKPEPFQLESLVRHEEELQREMEERQRKEKEEAQIRVFKAQPILKEDPIPVPKKERKPLTQVQEFNLQVDHRAVDRAEFDQKVREKEMMYKRYREESEAERMVEEEKALKQLRRTLVPHARPVPNFEHPFCPQKCPKEATKPKSPHLRVLQRKERRKMMINSAVSSAAAQMR, from the exons ATGGCCGACCAAGAACCCAACGCGCCGGCTCCGACAGCCACGGGGATGATCGTCGACGATACGTACGAGTTCTCGGCTCCGCGCTTCTTTGACTTCATAAAGGACGAGAGCGAAGATGACAGGCGCAAGGCCGAGCTCTGGTTTGACTGCGCTCTCGCTTATGCTCCTTCAC CTTTTATGCCTAAGATCAAGGCTGGTAGATCCTTTACGATCGAGAGCATGTGTGACTTTGGTGAAGCAGAGCAAATGCAGAATGTG AACTTGGAATCATCATCTGACTTAAAAGCTGATGATAAGTCTATCGAAACTAAGCCTGATGTAGTTGCTGATAAGTCTATCGAAACTAAGCCTGAATCAAAGATCGTGCCTGCTGAAGTGGTCGAAACAATCCCCAGCGAAGCGAAAGAAGAAAGCAACATAAGCCAATTCGTA GTCTCAGCTGATAAGAGTATTAGCCAAGTTGACAAAAAGGAAGACAAATGTACTAGCGGAAATGGAAG TGTTTTGGGTACAGTATCTTCAAATAAGAAAACTGCTGTGACCAGTGGTAAGGAGAATGGTAAACCTATCATTCAAGTTGAAATTGAAGCTTGCACTCCAAAACCACCCATGAGTTATTCCAAGAAGCACCAGACTGCTAAAAAGATAGCAAGCATGGTCAGAAACCCATCAGCACTGAAGCAAAAAAGTCACttacaatcatcccaaaccaaaaacatTAAACCAAATAGTGTGAAAAG AGAAACATATGTGAAGAATGCATCTGGAACTCCACTTTTAGTTCAGGAAAATCAGGCGATAAAGCGGCAGAAATTGGACGAAGGAAGATCTAGACAG ATTCTTAATCCCAAACCCCACGCGTTGCCCCACAAGTCAAAATTGGGTCATACATGTTCTTCAGCTGCTGTGAAAAAAGAGGACCGAAAAGTTTATGTTAGGGAACCTGCATCACCATTTGTTTCAATGGCCGAAATGATGAAAAGGTTCCAATCAAGTGCCAGAGACTTGTCATTGCCGCAT ACGAAACCCAAACTCACCTTGACTAGGCCTAAGGAGCCTGAATTTGAAACATCCCAGCGTGTTCGATCAGTGAGAGTAAAGAGTACTGCTGAGCTTGAAGAAGAGATGATGGCTAAAATTCCGAAGTTTAAGGCTCGACCATTAAACAAAAAG ATTCTAGAATCCCCATCATTGCCTGCAATGCCAAGAAGTATGCCCCAGCCACCGGAATTTCAC GAATTCCATTTGGAGACAATGGCAAGGGCCAATCAGAACGCAGAAACATCCTCGATAGCTTCAACCGAAATGTCCCGTCAG AATAATCCATGGAAGCCTCATCATCTTACTGAACCTAAAACCCCTATGCTACACACATCATTGAGGGCTCGTCCACCCAGGGTGAAAAGTTCGTTGGAAATTGAACAGGAAGAACTCGAAAGAATCCCAAAATTCAAGGCCAAGCCTTTGAATAAGAAG ATATTTGAAAGTAAAGGAGATATGGGGGTGTTCTGTAATGCAAAGAAACATGTGACCAAACCTGAAGAATTCCATTTTGCAACAAATGAAAGGATACCACTGCAATCTTCGTCTGTTGTTGATCTACTTGATAAA CTGTCACTAAATTCAGAACTTCACCATAATCCAGTTCCGAGAAACACAATGCCAAACCCATTCCATCTCCACACAGAG GAAAGAGGGGCcgagaaagaaaggaaattcATTACTGAAGTTTGGCATAAGCAATTGGAAGAAGAAAGAGCAAGGGTTCCAAAAGCTAATCCATATCCTTATACTACAGATTACCCTGTG ATCCCACCCAAGCCAGAGCCGAAGCAATGCACAAAACCAGAACCTTTCCAACTAGAGAGTTTAGTGAGGCATGAGGAGGAATTGCAAAGGGAAATGGAAGAAAGACAGcggaaggagaaagaagaagcccAGATAAGAGTGTTCAAGGCACAACCAATCTTGAAAGA GGACCCAATTCCTGTTCCCAAAAAAGAGCGCAAGCCTCTCACCCAAGTTCAGGAGTTCAATCTCCAAGTTGATCATCGAGCTGTTGATAGAGCCGAATTTGATCAAAAGGTTAGGGAGAAAGAGATGATGTACAAGAGATACAGAGAAGAGAGCGAGGCAGAGAGAATG GTCGAGGAAGAAAAGGCACTGAAACAACTCAGAAGGACATTGGTACCCCATGCAAGGCCAGTGCCCAACTTTGAGCATCCATTCTGTCCCCAAAA GTGCCCCAAGGAAGCAACAAAACCGAAATCACCACATCTACGTGTGCTCCAACGAAAAGAAAGACGAAAAATGATGATCAACTCTGCAGTTTCCAGCGCTGCGGCACAGATGCGATGA
- the LOC137739526 gene encoding putative E3 ubiquitin-protein ligase RING1a isoform X3: MPSQKRSSPEQHSDDEDHRHHQRPKQSRPQDEHQLLQQEEEEEEEEVVVEEKDEDDEHDADSDGSASSTSQETPEFIFIQLPELRKDVHCPICLGIIKKTRTVMGCLHRFCRECIDKSMRMGNNECPACRTHCASRRSLRDDPKYDALIAALYPDIEKYEEEELAFHQEERTRNEQIQASIAKVVEQQSEALIKRRASGKDTPDSFPVRPLRNSRSSVLRRRNSRATDIQGYKDNEDDNDNDNNNMGKNLSSTDDRREVRPRRRRRRAGFRSSQPTSSLANSSGGCTENDIEGKRENHGISPGVVCSSEMLVWGRGGARSHTRHGIGSGCNSKNSRSTRISKLVDYLRSLEENNNELDVHLLLIPKDTSRTPKLQQPHLCCRSSLSVKHLCEYVSHKTSLRAEEVELLEVPQSFNHISDDEELDLDSVMDPVKNDLKILQEEETLAEVRAKSISCRDYLIIAYRRKEIS; the protein is encoded by the exons ATGCCTTCACAGAAGCGTTCGTCACCAGAGCAGCACAGCGACGATGAAGACCATCGCCACCACCAACGACCCAAGCAATCTCGACCGCAAGATGAACACCAACTGctgcaacaagaagaagaagaggaagaagaagaagtagtagtagaagaaaaagatgaagaCGACGAACACGATGCCG ATTCTGATGGCAGCGCATCTTCTACTTCTCAAGAAACTCCTGA ATTTATATTCATACAACTGCCAGAACTCCGTAAAGATGTACACTGTCCAATATGTCTTG GAATTATTAAGAAAACACGAACTGTAATGGGATGCCTACACAGGTTTTGCAGGGAATGTATCGACAAGTCAATGCGAATGGG GAACAATGAGTGTCCTGCTTGTCGCACACACTGTGCAAGTCGGCGTTCATTGAGAGATGATCCAAAGTATGATGCCCTAATAGCAGCTTTATATCCAGATATTGAGAAGTATGAGGAGGAG GAATTGGCTTTCCATCAGGAGGAGAGGACTCGAAACGAGCag ATCCAAGCATCAATTGCCAAAGTTGTTGAACAACAGTCAGAAGCTCTAATCAAGAGACGCGCATCTGGAAAAGATACACCAGATTCGTTTCCTGTGAGACCGCTGCGCAATAGTCGGAGTTCTGTTTTAAGGAGACGGAATTCTCGAGCCACTGATATTCAAGGATATAAAGACAATGAGGATGATAATGACAATGACAATAATAACATGGGCAAAAATTTATCTTCCACTGATGACCGGCGTGAAGTTAGGCCAAGACGGCGAAGAAGACGGGCAGGATTTCGATCCTCTCAGCCTACTTCATCTCTGGCCAATTCAAGTGGAGGATGCACTGAAAATGATATAGAAGGGAAACGAGAGAACCACGGAATTTCACCTGGTGTTGTCTGTAGCTCTGAAATGCTTGTTTGGGGGCGGGGTGGTGCCCGGAGTCACACACGGCATGGCATTGGTAGTGGTTGCAACAGTAAGAATTCTCGGAGCACGCGCATATCGAAGTTGGTTGATTATCTCCGGAGCTTAGAGGAAAACAATAATGAG TTAGATGTTCATCTCTTGCTTATTCCTAAGGATACAAGTCGTACACCAAAGTTGCAGCAGCCACACCTTTGCTGTCGGTCGAGTTTGTCAGTGAAGCACCTTTGTGAA TATGTTTCTCACAAGACGTCTTTGAGGGCTGAAGAAGTTGAATTATTGGAAGTGCCTCAGAGTTTCAATCACATTTCAGATGATgaggaattggatttggattctGTGATGGATCCGGTCAAAAATGACCTGAAAattctgcaagaagaagaaacttTGGCAGAGGTTAGAGCCAAAAGCATTTCCTGCAGGGACTATTTG ATTATAGCATACAGGCGGAAGGAGATTAGTTAG
- the LOC137739526 gene encoding putative E3 ubiquitin-protein ligase RING1a isoform X2, which yields MPSQKRSSPEQHSDDEDHRHHQRPKQSRPQDEHQLLQQEEEEEEEEVVVEEKDEDDEHDSDGSASSTSQETPEFIFIQLPELRKDVHCPICLGIIKKTRTVMGCLHRFCRECIDKSMRMGNNECPACRTHCASRRSLRDDPKYDALIAALYPDIEKYEEEELAFHQEERTRNEQIQASIAKVVEQQSEALIKRRASGKDTPDSFPVRPLRNSRSSVLRRRNSRATDIQGYKDNEDDNDNDNNNMGKNLSSTDDRREVRPRRRRRRAGFRSSQPTSSLANSSGGCTENDIEGKRENHGISPGVVCSSEMLVWGRGGARSHTRHGIGSGCNSKNSRSTRISKLVDYLRSLEENNNELDVHLLLIPKDTSRTPKLQQPHLCCRSSLSVKHLCEYVSHKTSLRAEEVELLEVPQSFNHISDDEELDLDSVMDPVKNDLKILQEEETLAEVRAKSISCRDYLVSRHKKGSCPKFIVHIVQRTKCISWLTFSLI from the exons ATGCCTTCACAGAAGCGTTCGTCACCAGAGCAGCACAGCGACGATGAAGACCATCGCCACCACCAACGACCCAAGCAATCTCGACCGCAAGATGAACACCAACTGctgcaacaagaagaagaagaggaagaagaagaagtagtagtagaagaaaaagatgaagaCGACGAACACGAT TCTGATGGCAGCGCATCTTCTACTTCTCAAGAAACTCCTGA ATTTATATTCATACAACTGCCAGAACTCCGTAAAGATGTACACTGTCCAATATGTCTTG GAATTATTAAGAAAACACGAACTGTAATGGGATGCCTACACAGGTTTTGCAGGGAATGTATCGACAAGTCAATGCGAATGGG GAACAATGAGTGTCCTGCTTGTCGCACACACTGTGCAAGTCGGCGTTCATTGAGAGATGATCCAAAGTATGATGCCCTAATAGCAGCTTTATATCCAGATATTGAGAAGTATGAGGAGGAG GAATTGGCTTTCCATCAGGAGGAGAGGACTCGAAACGAGCag ATCCAAGCATCAATTGCCAAAGTTGTTGAACAACAGTCAGAAGCTCTAATCAAGAGACGCGCATCTGGAAAAGATACACCAGATTCGTTTCCTGTGAGACCGCTGCGCAATAGTCGGAGTTCTGTTTTAAGGAGACGGAATTCTCGAGCCACTGATATTCAAGGATATAAAGACAATGAGGATGATAATGACAATGACAATAATAACATGGGCAAAAATTTATCTTCCACTGATGACCGGCGTGAAGTTAGGCCAAGACGGCGAAGAAGACGGGCAGGATTTCGATCCTCTCAGCCTACTTCATCTCTGGCCAATTCAAGTGGAGGATGCACTGAAAATGATATAGAAGGGAAACGAGAGAACCACGGAATTTCACCTGGTGTTGTCTGTAGCTCTGAAATGCTTGTTTGGGGGCGGGGTGGTGCCCGGAGTCACACACGGCATGGCATTGGTAGTGGTTGCAACAGTAAGAATTCTCGGAGCACGCGCATATCGAAGTTGGTTGATTATCTCCGGAGCTTAGAGGAAAACAATAATGAG TTAGATGTTCATCTCTTGCTTATTCCTAAGGATACAAGTCGTACACCAAAGTTGCAGCAGCCACACCTTTGCTGTCGGTCGAGTTTGTCAGTGAAGCACCTTTGTGAA TATGTTTCTCACAAGACGTCTTTGAGGGCTGAAGAAGTTGAATTATTGGAAGTGCCTCAGAGTTTCAATCACATTTCAGATGATgaggaattggatttggattctGTGATGGATCCGGTCAAAAATGACCTGAAAattctgcaagaagaagaaacttTGGCAGAGGTTAGAGCCAAAAGCATTTCCTGCAGGGACTATTTGGTGAGTAGACATAAGAAGGGTTCTTGTCCAAAATTTATAGTACATATTGTGCAAAGAACAAAATGCATTAGCTGGTTGACTTTTTCTCTTATTTAA